The Hyperthermus butylicus DSM 5456 genome includes a region encoding these proteins:
- a CDS encoding DUF488 family protein encodes MPRRLVYTVGHSNRTLGELISLLKLYRVKVVVDVRRFPTSRRVPWFRREVLMELLPVHGIGYIWLGEVLGGFRPRGYEEYMKSEGYRRGIEMLVKVVESARGPVAVMCRERLWFRCHRRFIADTLTSMGYKVMHIIDANRATPHYRRRRE; translated from the coding sequence ATGCCTCGGAGACTAGTGTATACTGTCGGTCATAGTAATAGAACCCTTGGCGAGTTGATATCATTGCTAAAACTGTACCGGGTAAAGGTAGTAGTTGATGTGAGGAGGTTTCCAACGAGCCGTCGCGTACCATGGTTTCGACGAGAGGTGCTCATGGAGCTATTGCCCGTGCATGGTATAGGCTATATCTGGCTAGGCGAGGTCCTGGGCGGGTTTCGGCCTAGAGGCTACGAGGAATATATGAAGAGTGAGGGGTATAGACGTGGTATAGAGATGCTTGTCAAGGTAGTGGAGTCTGCTAGGGGACCCGTAGCTGTCATGTGCAGGGAGAGGCTGTGGTTTCGTTGCCACCGGAGATTCATTGCAGACACGCTCACTAGCATGGGCTACAAGGTTATGCACATAATCGATGCTAACCGTGCTACACCACATTATCGGCGTAGGAGAGAGTAG
- a CDS encoding thiamine-phosphate synthase family protein: MVPHELVARYLIPGIRALVAHALRRQGLGQERIARLLGVSQPLVSRYLRRRFDDILQELGEIGVDIDEVRSIVSILAARLILQNYTGYMELFTSYINTLLARGALCSFHRRLDPRLPVTCNICMNLFKPGRDPYIEEVEEAAKLFASRPGVEKLVPYVGSNIVAAKPQAKTIAEVVGLTGAIVRVGDKVAIVGFPAYGGSKHTASILLLAYSKWSDCRAAVVIAFSEQCIEKLRRTGLRVIEAGPHESPEKLLEDIASVLEKQRDPVDVIADRGGINLEPVIYVFGRSAMDAVERALLCLGD, encoded by the coding sequence GTGGTGCCTCACGAGCTTGTTGCCCGCTACCTCATACCGGGCATTAGGGCTCTTGTAGCACATGCTCTGCGGAGGCAAGGGCTAGGCCAGGAGAGGATAGCCAGGCTTCTTGGTGTCTCACAGCCCCTAGTTAGTAGGTATCTGCGCCGAAGATTCGACGATATTCTACAGGAGCTTGGCGAGATAGGCGTTGATATCGATGAGGTACGCTCTATAGTATCTATCCTTGCTGCGAGGCTTATACTGCAAAACTATACTGGCTACATGGAACTGTTTACTAGCTACATCAACACTTTGCTGGCGAGAGGTGCACTCTGCAGCTTCCATAGGAGGCTGGATCCTCGGCTCCCTGTAACCTGCAACATATGCATGAACTTGTTCAAACCTGGCCGGGACCCTTACATCGAGGAGGTTGAAGAGGCTGCGAAATTGTTCGCGTCGAGGCCTGGTGTGGAGAAACTCGTACCATACGTTGGCTCAAACATTGTAGCTGCGAAACCCCAAGCTAAGACTATAGCTGAGGTTGTCGGTCTAACAGGTGCAATAGTGAGGGTCGGAGATAAAGTTGCCATAGTTGGATTTCCCGCGTATGGCGGTAGCAAACATACAGCTTCGATACTCCTCCTAGCCTACTCTAAGTGGTCCGACTGCAGGGCAGCCGTGGTGATAGCTTTCAGCGAGCAGTGTATCGAGAAGTTGAGGAGGACTGGTCTGCGGGTAATAGAGGCAGGGCCCCACGAGTCGCCAGAGAAGCTCCTCGAGGATATAGCTTCGGTGCTGGAGAAGCAGAGAGATCCTGTGGACGTTATAGCTGACCGTGGCGGTATAAATCTTGAACCAGTAATCTATGTATTTGGACGGAGCGCGATGGATGCTGTTGAGCGTGCCCTATTATGCCTCGGAGACTAG